In Verrucomicrobiota bacterium, the DNA window TCGCCTCCTTTATTCCAAAGAGGTCCCTGAGAGGCTACCCAGATTACATTTGAGTTCTCAGGATGGACAATGATCTCAGAAATATGTTCTGAGCTCTTAAGCCCCATATTTTTCCAGGTAATACCACCATCTTCACTTTTATAGATGCCATCTCCATAGCCTATATGACGACCTCCTACGTTTTCACCGGTACCTACCCAAACAATATGTGGATTAAGATGGTCAACCGTCACACAGCCTATGGAATAGGAAGACTGCTTATCAAAGACAGGAGTCCAAGTGGTTCCTGCATTTTCAGTTTTCCAAACACCACCTGATGCTACTGCTACAAACCACGTGTTTTCGTCTTCAGAATGAATGGCTATGTCGCCGATTCTGCCTGACATGAAAGCAGGACCAATATTTCTCAGTTTTAATCCTGAAAATACTGAGTCTTGCATCAAAGAAGTTGATTGTGGACTTGTAGTACTCCGCGATCTCCGTTGGCTGAATGCGGAAAGGGATGATAACAAGACCAACAACAGTAAAATAGTGGATTTAGTAGCTTTCATAAATTTATGTGTTAGGATGAGCCAATATAGGTTGGTCCTATTTCAAAAGAAAGAAGCGTTCTAAAAATATGAAGAGCGGTAAGAGCGTAGTTTATTTAGAAGTCATATTCGACGTAAGATGGTTCAAACTCATTGGTCGCGAAGTGGGGATCAATTTGTACCTGGCTAAACTCATAATGCTGGTAAAGCCCATGAGGATCATAAACTTTTATTTTCATGG includes these proteins:
- a CDS encoding glycosyl hydrolase, coding for MKATKSTILLLLVLLSSLSAFSQRRSRSTTSPQSTSLMQDSVFSGLKLRNIGPAFMSGRIGDIAIHSEDENTWFVAVASGGVWKTENAGTTWTPVFDKQSSYSIGCVTVDHLNPHIVWVGTGENVGGRHIGYGDGIYKSEDGGITWKNMGLKSSEHISEIIVHPENSNVIWVASQGPLWNKGG